One part of the Glycine max cultivar Williams 82 chromosome 14, Glycine_max_v4.0, whole genome shotgun sequence genome encodes these proteins:
- the LOC121173427 gene encoding secreted RxLR effector protein 161-like, with protein sequence MQNCRPVESPMDPNLKLMADQSEVYPDLERYRRLVGKLIYLTITRPDISFAVGVVSQFMQNPHLDHWNVVMRILRYIKRAPGQGLLYEDKGNTQLSGYCDADWAGCPIDRRSTSDYCVFIGGNLISWKSKKQTVVARSSAEAEYRSMAMVACELMWIKQFLQELRFCEELQMKLYCDNQATLHIASNPVFHERTKHIEIDCHFI encoded by the coding sequence ATGCAAAATTGTAGGCCTGTTGAAAGCCCTATGGATCCTAATCTGAAGCTCATGGCAGATCAAAGTGAAGTTTATCCTGACCTCGAGAGATATAGGAGGCTTGTGGGAAAACTCATTTACCTTACCATCACTAGACCTGATATCTCCTTTGCTGTGGGAGTGGTTAGCCAATTTATGCAGAATCCTCATTTGGACCATTGGAATGTTGTCATGCGTATTTTGAGGTATATTAAGAGAGCTCCTGGACAAGGGTTGTTGTATGAAGACAAGGGTAATACGCAATTATCaggatattgtgatgctgattgggctggctGTCCCATAGATAGGAGGTCTACATCAGACTATTGTGTCTTCATTGGAGGAAATCTTATCTCTTGGAAAAGCAAGAAACAGACGGTTGTAGCTCGGTCCAGTGCAGAAGCTGAATATCGATCAATGGCTATGGTTGCTTGTGAACTCATGTGGATTAAACAATTTTTGCAAGAATTGAGGTTTTGTGAAGAGTTGCAAATGAAGTTGTATTGTGATAATCAGGCTACTCTTCATATTGCCTCAAACCCAGTATTTCATGAAAGGACTAAGCATATAGAGATTGATTGTCATTTCATTTGA
- the LOC100784972 gene encoding thermospermine synthase ACAULIS5, protein MGEAPEVFYINGFSKFGHEIETQQNHVNDQNHDSSWYEEIIDDDLKWSFKLNSVLHKAISEYQDIALLDTKRFGKALVLDGKMQSAETDEFVYHECLIHPPLLCHPNPKTVFIMGGGEGSAAREALKHRSMDRVIMCDIDKEVVNFCRKYLIVNKEAFSHKKLDLVINDAKAELEKRKEKFDIIVGDLADPLEDGPCYQLYTKSFYEKILKPKLNDNGIFVTQAGPAGIFTHKEVFTSIYNTIKQVFKYVIAYTTHVPSFADTWGWVMASDQPLSICANEMDRRIEARIDGELLYLNGAWFHSSTTMNKTVYQSLQNETHVYTEESARFIPGHGMAFHL, encoded by the exons atGGGAGAAGCTCCAGAGGTGTTCTACATTAATGGGTTCTCAAAGTTTGGCCATGAAATTGAAACCCAACAAAACCATGTCAATGATCAGAACCATGATTCTTCTTGGTACGAGGAAATCATCGATGATGATCTCAAATGGTCTTTTAAACTCAACAG TGTGCTCCATAAAGCCATTAGCGAGTACCAGGACATAGCTCTCTTAGATACAAAACGTTTTGGAAAG GCCTTGGTGCTTGATGGGAAGATGCAGAGTGCTGAAACGGACGAATTTGTTTATCATGAATGCTTGATTCATCCACCTCTTTTATGCCACCCTAA CCCCAAGACTGTGTTTATAATGGGGGGAGGTGAAGGTTCTGCTGCTAGGGAAGCCCTTAAGCACAGGTCAATGGACAGAGTGATCATGTGCGATATAGACAAG GAGGTGGTAAATTTTTGCCGAAAATACTTGATTGTAAATAAGGAGGCGTTTTCTCATAAGAAGCTGGACCTTGTCATCAATGATGCCAA GGCTGAATTggagaagagaaaggaaaagtTTGATATCATTGTTGGAGATTTGGCAGACCCACTTGAAGATGGGCCATGCTATCAACTCTACACCAAATCCTTCTATGAGAAGATCCTGAAGCCCAAGCTCAATGATAATGGCATTTTTGTGACCCAG GCTGGACCAGCAGGTATCTTCACACACAAGGAGGTCTTCACTTCTATATATAACACGATCAAACAGGTTTTCAAAT ATGTGATTGCATACACGACTCATGTACCATCATTTGCCGACACATGGGGTTGGGTTATG GCTTCGGACCAACCACTATCGATTTGCGCTAATGAAATGGACAGAAGAATCGAAGCAAGAATAGATGGGGAACTTCTATATCTAAATGGTGCTTGGTTCCATTCATCTACAACCATGAATAAAACTGTTTACCAATC GCTGCAAAATGAAACTCACGTGTACACGGAAGAAAGTGCTAGATTTATTCCTGGACATGGCATGGCTTTTCATCTCTAA